The genomic segment TATAAACAACATGCCAATTTTTACGAATACTCACCTTGGCTCCAAGGTGAAACCGATTTAAGAGTTTGCATAACCCTTCAGCCTGATGCTCATCATTTGTAATAATCTCCAGATGATAAGTTCCTTCCGGGTTATTAATTGAACCTCCAGCCAAAAAAGCTCCTCTTAAGTAAGCTTTTTGATCACAACGATGCTTAATCAGATCTTCGGAGATTCCGGGTTGAATATCTCCATTTGCATCTAATATTCCCAACTTTTGAAGATCAGATTGACCTTTGGGATAAATTCTCACAAGATAAGAATTATTTTTTTTCAGACGAAGCTTCCGGCGAACGACGATATCGGCTGGTAATTTCAATACCGTCTTTGCTAACCGATAAATCTTCCGAGCAACCGGAGCGCTTTCGGTCACGACATTTAAAGCGTAAACTTGATTTGAGATCTGCAACGTTCCATCCATCCGGATCAATGCCGCAAGTTCAGCTAAATTACAACACACCTTGGGCACTGTGATTCGAGCTAACTCCTCTTTTGTCACCGCACTAAAAGACACTGCCCTCAGTCCTTTCTAAGACTCATCCCTTAACTTTTGACTTAAAAGGTAAGAATCCACTAACGCGATCTGTTCGCCCATAGGTTTTAACCGAAACAGAAGACGAACCAATTCCCGAGCCAGACGCGTCGAATCATGGCGTATGATGTCATCAGCCTGCAGCACATCTCGTTCTACATATTTTACCCCTAACCATTCTACATTACGGGCTTCCCCATTAACCGGAAAGGAGTCTTGCTGAGCATAACGTTCCAACAATTCTTGGGGAATCTCTCGATTATTAGCGAGAACAACATCAACAAAATTTGCGCCGCAATGATCGACAATCGCCTGAAGATGATCAGCTACCGTGTAATCATCGGTTTCACCCGGCTCAGTCATAATGTTACAGACGTAAACACACGGAGCGGAAACCTCCTTGATCTTATCCCGAAGTCCCTCCACTAAGAGATTAGGAAGAACGCTCGTATAAAGACTTCCCGGTCCCAAGACGATCAAGTCTGCTTCTTCAAGCGCTTTCAAAGCCTCAGGCATAGGATGGCAATCACTGGGTTCCAAAAAGACCTGTTTGATTCGCCCTTCCGCATCGCGGACGGCTGTTTCACCTTTAATTACGGTTCCATCTGCAAGCTCTGCACCCAATATGACTTGTTCTAGCGTCGAGGGATACACATTTCCCCTCAGGGCAAAGACCTTACTCACAGACTCAATTCCCTTTTGGAAATCGCCAAAAGTATCAGCTAAACCAGCGATCAGTAAATTCCCCAAGCTATGTCCCTTTAACGTCCCCGTATTAAAGCGGTAGGAAAATAAATGCTCCATGATATTTTCTGTATCAGCTAAAGCGACAAGACAGTTACGAACATCTCCCGGGGGCAAAATTCCCATTTCATGACGAAGTTTTCCCGAGCTTCCTCCATCATCCGCAACCGTGACAATTGCCGTTAAATTACACGTATATTCCTTTAAGCCCCGCAAAAGGGCCGAAAGTCCAGTTCCTCCGCCAATCACGACAATTTTGGGACCGCGTCGCAAATGTTGGCGTGTATACATTACATCTACAATTTTTCCCTCATCATCAGGCAAAAGGGCTGAAATGATTGAACTTAACATGCGTTTAAAACCAATGAAAATCGCAACAATCCCTATTATCGAAATAAAAATACCCATCGGCACAGCGGTTCTTGGTGCACTTCCCGTTAAATGATAAACCATTTCACGAAACTGCACTTCCAAGTACCCCAAGGCAACTCCATAATTCATGACGGATAAACCCGCAGCAAATAAGAAGATCCCTAAGACGGCTAAAAGGAACCAACGTTTCACACCGAGATTAGGATAAAGCCACTTAAGGGCATTGGATCGGAAATCGCCTGCTTTTCTTTTCATCGCGCTTTCTCCCCTTTTCGGTTACGTGCAGCATCCCGGTGCTTAACACTCATCGT from the Desulfitobacterium metallireducens DSM 15288 genome contains:
- the whiA gene encoding DNA-binding protein WhiA, coding for MSFSAVTKEELARITVPKVCCNLAELAALIRMDGTLQISNQVYALNVVTESAPVARKIYRLAKTVLKLPADIVVRRKLRLKKNNSYLVRIYPKGQSDLQKLGILDANGDIQPGISEDLIKHRCDQKAYLRGAFLAGGSINNPEGTYHLEIITNDEHQAEGLCKLLNRFHLGAKVSIRKNWHVVYIKESEHIVEFLGFIGAHHALLEFENVRVFKDMRNQVNRLVNCETANLNKTVDASVRQVENINKISSTIGLQSLSEPLREIAELRLEFPDASLKELGEMLHPKVGKSGVNHRMRKIDELAEKIQEQNG
- a CDS encoding gluconeogenesis factor YvcK family protein, with the translated sequence MKRKAGDFRSNALKWLYPNLGVKRWFLLAVLGIFLFAAGLSVMNYGVALGYLEVQFREMVYHLTGSAPRTAVPMGIFISIIGIVAIFIGFKRMLSSIISALLPDDEGKIVDVMYTRQHLRRGPKIVVIGGGTGLSALLRGLKEYTCNLTAIVTVADDGGSSGKLRHEMGILPPGDVRNCLVALADTENIMEHLFSYRFNTGTLKGHSLGNLLIAGLADTFGDFQKGIESVSKVFALRGNVYPSTLEQVILGAELADGTVIKGETAVRDAEGRIKQVFLEPSDCHPMPEALKALEEADLIVLGPGSLYTSVLPNLLVEGLRDKIKEVSAPCVYVCNIMTEPGETDDYTVADHLQAIVDHCGANFVDVVLANNREIPQELLERYAQQDSFPVNGEARNVEWLGVKYVERDVLQADDIIRHDSTRLARELVRLLFRLKPMGEQIALVDSYLLSQKLRDES